One part of the Salvelinus fontinalis isolate EN_2023a chromosome 4, ASM2944872v1, whole genome shotgun sequence genome encodes these proteins:
- the rapgef1a gene encoding rap guanine nucleotide exchange factor 1 isoform X3, giving the protein MSGKIESKPDSQRSHLSSFTMKLMDKFHSPKIKRTPSKKVSKPPLEHGVKTAEKPANKSLSRLEEQEKDVVSALRYFKTIIDKMAVDKKVLEMLPGSASKVLEAILPLVQVDARIQHSSGVSSCLNRVYQSLGNLIRWSDQVMLEGVNLEDKETIVTVTTVIKAVLDGVKELVKLTIEKQEHPSPTSPVKPVPVASPPESAAELPANEKESLDKSSATSQSMEVLTEPTGEEEEEGVVAPPKPPLPGLKMAEHNPPALPPKKRQSAPSPTRVAVVAPMSRATSGSSLPMGIGLHKQEYEVDALHRRFSGGSHYYGGESPRISPCNSMGKLSKSDEQLSWTMDSGQCSRNTSSEALDTTDHYDPDYDFLHQDLSSLEQMTPVPVGACLSPLPESHSESSSPCPGPGPPLAQPHFSPLQGCSVSPLYSRMTYALPPPALPEKKRRGGACSGFSDGSYSGSSWCVSFERHPSQYDNLMEEDLPPVPPFPLFTPDISPLCHAAGGFVSEFSSSETTDVPQSPPPLPEKKSRHILKYMQFVEDYSEPQPSVFYQMPQSNSIYEQRNKRFQEVYGFNDSFSSSDSVHEPLPPPALPPKQRQLASHSASSSSSSSSSLSCHLQQSQAAVVVEEETGAALSMSVSNSSLNTPMSESANEEGGEGEYVNLYTSSQANGDGLSRRDSSAIDDSLEDTASENPLCNNKDMSDDRRRQKSSEDGQSSEETDELSLIDHMEIMSRLTLKQENDDGPDVRAGSGDILLVHATETDRKDLVLYCEAFLTTYRTFITPEDLIKKLHYRYTRFCHCPDTFKKKVSKNTFFVLVRVVDELCLVEMTEDILMQLMDLVFRLVCNGELSLARVLRTNILDKVEQRKLLRYTYSLKPLAARGVAARPGTLHDFRSHEIADQLTLLDAELFYKIEIPEVLLWAKEQNEEKSANLTQFTEHFNNMSYWVRSIIILQEKAQDREKLLLKFIKIMKHLRKLNNFNSYLAILSALDSAPIRRLEWQKTTSEGLEEYCTLIDSSSSFRVYRAALADVEPPCIPYLGLILQDLTFVHLGNPDQINGKVNFSKRWQQFNILDSMRRFQQVHYDLKHNDDIVSFFNDFSDHLAEEALWELSLKIKPRNITRRKTEREEKT; this is encoded by the exons ATGTCGGGGAAAATAGAGAGTAAACCAG acTCCCAACGCTCCCATTTGTCTTCCTTCACCATGAAGCTTATGGACAAGTTCCACTCTCCCAAAATCAAAAGGACACCCTCAAAGAAAGTCAGTAAGCCGCCTTTAGAACATGGTGTCAAGACTGCGGAGAAACCTGCTAACAAG AGTCTGAGTCGGTTAGAGGAGCAAGAGAAAGACGTGGTCAGTGCCTTGCGTTACTTCAAGACCATCATTGACAAGATGGCGGTGGACAAGAAGGTGCTGGAGATGTTACCAGGCTCTGCCAGTAAGGTCCTGGAGGCCATCCTGCCTTTAGTCCAAGTGGACGCAAGGATCCAGCACAG CTCGGGGGTGTCCTCCTGTCTGAACCGTGTGTACCAGAGTCTGGGCAATCTCATCCGTTGGTCTGACCAGGTCATGCTGGAGGGGGTCAACCTGGAGGATAAAGAAACCATCGTTACCGTCACCACTGTGATCAAGGCAGTGCTTGATGGTGTTAAG GAGCTAGTGAAACTGACCATAGAGAAACAGGAGCATCCTTCCCCCACGTCTCCTGTCAAACCAGTGCCAGTGGCGTCCCCACCCGAGAG TGCTGCTGAGCTGCCTGCCAATGAGAAGGAGAGTCTGGACAAGAGCTCAGCCACATCCCAATCTATGGAAGTCCTGACTGAACccactggagaggaggaggaggagggggtggtggCCCCGCCAAAACCCCCTCTCCCTGGCCTCAAGATGGCTGAACACAA tcctcctgctctccctccaAAGAAGCGCCAGTCTGCCCCCTCCCCCACCCGGGTGGCAGTAGTGGCCCCCATGAGCCGCGCCACCAGTGGCTCCAGTCTTCCCATGGGCATCGGCCTCCACAAACAG GAGTACGAGGTGGATGCTCTGCATCGGCGCTTCTCTGGGGGCAGCCATTACTACGGAGGGGAGTCGCCGCGCATATCCCCCTGCAATAGCATGGGCAAGCTGAGCAAGTCCGACGAGCAGCTGTCCTGGACAATGGACAGTGGGCAGTGCTCACGCAACACCAGCAGTGAGGCTCTGG ACACCACAGACCACTACGACCCGGACTACGACTTCCTGCACCAGGACCTGTCCAGCCTGGAGCAGATGACTCCTGTGCCAGTGGGAGCGTGCCTCAGCCCCCTGCCTGAGTCCCACAGCGAGTCTTCCTCCCCCTGCCCTGGCCCCGGTCCGCCGCTGGCACAGCCCCACTTCAGCCCCCTCCAGGGCTGCTCCGTGTCCCCCCTCTACTCCCGCATGACTTACGCCCTGCCGCCCCCTGCCCTGCCGGAAAAGAAGCGCCGAGGTGGCGCCTGCTCGGGCTTTTCCGACGGCTCCTACTCTGGCTCCTCCTGGTGCGTTTCTTTTGAGCGCCACCCATCCCAATACGACAACCTCATGGAGGAGGACCTACCGCCTGTGCCCCCCTTCCCCCTGTTCACGCCCGACATCTCGCCCCTGTGCCACGCCGCCGGGGGGTTTGTGTCCGAGTTCAGCAGCAGCGAGACGACAGACGTACCTCAGAGTCCACCGCCACTCCCTGAGAAGAAGAGCCGTCACA TACTGAAGTACATGCAGTTTGTGGAAGACTACTCGGAGCCCCAGCCCTCGGTTTTCTACCAGATGCCACAGAGCAACAGCATCTATGAGCAACGCAACAAGCGCTTCCAGGAAGTCTACGGCTTCAACGACTCGTTTAGCAGCAGCGACTCTGTCCACGAGCCCCTCCCACCCCCGGCACTGCCACCCAAACAGAGGCAGCTG gcCTCCCACTCTGCCTCTTCCTCGTCCTCTTCctcgtcctctctctcctgccacCTTCAGCAGTCGCAGGCTgcagtggtggtggaggaggagacggGGGCTGCTCTCAGCATGTCAGTCTCTAACTCCTCCCTGAACACCCCCATG AGCGAAAGCGCTAACGAGGAAGGCGGGGAGGGAGAGTACGTTAATCTGTACACATCCAGCCAAGCCAACGGAGATGGGCTCTCCCGCCGA GACTCGTCTGCCATAGATGACTCACTGGAGGACACTGCCTCAGAGAACCCACTGTGCAATAACAAGGACATGTCCGATGACCG ccGAAGACAAAAGTCCTCTGAAGATGGGCAGAGTAGTGAGGAGACGGATGAGCTTTCCCTCATCGATCACATGGAGATCATGTCCCGGTTAACGCTAAAGCAGGAG AACGACGACGGTCCAGATGTCCGAGCCGGATCGGGGGATATTTTATTAGTCCACGCCACAGAAACGGACCGCAAAG ATCTTGTCTTGTACTGTGAGGCTTTCCTGACGACGTACAGAACGTTCATAACCCCAGAGGACCTTATCAAAAAGCTGCACTACAG ATACACCAGGTTTTGTCACTGCCCAGATACCTTCAAGAAGAAAGTCAGCAAAAACACCTTCTTTGTTCTCGTCCGTGTGGTGGACGAGCTGTG tctggtgGAGATGACGGAGGACATCCTGATGCAGCTGATGGACTTGGTGTTCAGGCTGGTGTGTAACGGTGAGCTGAGCCTGGCCCGCGTGCTCCGCACAAACATCCTGGACAAGGTGGAGCAGAGGAAGCTGCTGCGCTACACCTACTCCCTCAAACCACTGGCCGCAAGAGGTGTCGCTGCCAG ACCTGGAACCCTGCACGACTTCCGAAGTCATGAGATCGCCGACCAGCTAACTCTCCTGGATGCAGAGCTCTTCTACAAAATTGAG aTCCCTGAGGTGTTGCTTTGGGCTAAGGAGCAGAACGAGGAGAAGAGTGCCAACCTCACACAGTTCACAGAGCACTTTAACAACATGTCCTACTG GGTACGCTCCATAATCATTCTGCAAGAGAAAGCCCAGGACCGAGAAAAGCTCCTCCTCAAATTTATCAAAATAATGAAG CACTTACGGAAGCTAAATAATTTCAACTCATATTTGGCAATATTATCTGCCTTGGATTCAGCTCCCATCCGAAGACTGGAGTGGCAGAAAACAACCTCAGAG GGCCTAGAGGAATACTGCACGTTAATAGACAGTTCCTCGTCGTTCCGGGTCTACCGAGCGGCACTGGCAGACGTGGAGCCCCCATGTATACCATATTT GGGTCTTATCCTCCAGGATTTGACCTTTGTCCATCTGGGCAACCCTGATCAAATCAACGGGAAGGTCAACTTCTCCAAGCGCTGGCAGCAGTTCAACATCCTGGACAGCATGAGGCGCTTCCAGCAGGT gcATTATGATCTGAAACACAATGACGATATTGTCTCCTTCTTCAACGACTTCAGCGACCACCTGGCAGAGGAGGCTCTGTGGGAGCTGTCTCTAAAGATCAAACCTCGGAACATTACGCGGCGCAAAACAGAGCGCGAAGAGAAGACATAG
- the rapgef1a gene encoding rap guanine nucleotide exchange factor 1 isoform X2, translated as MSGKIESKPDSQRSHLSSFTMKLMDKFHSPKIKRTPSKKVSKPPLEHGVKTAEKPANKSLSRLEEQEKDVVSALRYFKTIIDKMAVDKKVLEMLPGSASKVLEAILPLVQVDARIQHSSGVSSCLNRVYQSLGNLIRWSDQVMLEGVNLEDKETIVTVTTVIKAVLDGVKELVKLTIEKQEHPSPTSPVKPVPVASPPESAAELPANEKESLDKSSATSQSMEVLTEPTGEEEEEGVVAPPKPPLPGLKMAEHNPPALPPKKRQSAPSPTRVAVVAPMSRATSGSSLPMGIGLHKQEYEVDALHRRFSGGSHYYGGESPRISPCNSMGKLSKSDEQLSWTMDSGQCSRNTSSEALDTTDHYDPDYDFLHQDLSSLEQMTPVPVGACLSPLPESHSESSSPCPGPGPPLAQPHFSPLQGCSVSPLYSRMTYALPPPALPEKKRRGGACSGFSDGSYSGSSWCVSFERHPSQYDNLMEEDLPPVPPFPLFTPDISPLCHAAGGFVSEFSSSETTDVPQSPPPLPEKKSRHILKYMQFVEDYSEPQPSVFYQMPQSNSIYEQRNKRFQEVYGFNDSFSSSDSVHEPLPPPALPPKQRQLASHSASSSSSSSSSLSCHLQQSQAAVVVEEETGAALSMSVSNSSLNTPMSMDLAAPGSGSPDPVLVANGSLDSSGGSLAICLLTDSSFSDTRQTSLSESANEEGGEGEYVNLYTSSQANGDGLSRRDSSAIDDSLEDTASENPLCNNKDMSDDRRRQKSSEDGQSSEETDELSLIDHMEIMSRLTLKQENDDGPDVRAGSGDILLVHATETDRKDLVLYCEAFLTTYRTFITPEDLIKKLHYRYTRFCHCPDTFKKKVSKNTFFVLVRVVDELCLVEMTEDILMQLMDLVFRLVCNGELSLARVLRTNILDKVEQRKLLRYTYSLKPLAARGVAARPGTLHDFRSHEIADQLTLLDAELFYKIEIPEVLLWAKEQNEEKSANLTQFTEHFNNMSYWVRSIIILQEKAQDREKLLLKFIKIMKHLRKLNNFNSYLAILSALDSAPIRRLEWQKTTSEGLEEYCTLIDSSSSFRVYRAALADVEPPCIPYLGLILQDLTFVHLGNPDQINGKVNFSKRWQQFNILDSMRRFQQVHYDLKHNDDIVSFFNDFSDHLAEEALWELSLKIKPRNITRRKTEREEKT; from the exons ATGTCGGGGAAAATAGAGAGTAAACCAG acTCCCAACGCTCCCATTTGTCTTCCTTCACCATGAAGCTTATGGACAAGTTCCACTCTCCCAAAATCAAAAGGACACCCTCAAAGAAAGTCAGTAAGCCGCCTTTAGAACATGGTGTCAAGACTGCGGAGAAACCTGCTAACAAG AGTCTGAGTCGGTTAGAGGAGCAAGAGAAAGACGTGGTCAGTGCCTTGCGTTACTTCAAGACCATCATTGACAAGATGGCGGTGGACAAGAAGGTGCTGGAGATGTTACCAGGCTCTGCCAGTAAGGTCCTGGAGGCCATCCTGCCTTTAGTCCAAGTGGACGCAAGGATCCAGCACAG CTCGGGGGTGTCCTCCTGTCTGAACCGTGTGTACCAGAGTCTGGGCAATCTCATCCGTTGGTCTGACCAGGTCATGCTGGAGGGGGTCAACCTGGAGGATAAAGAAACCATCGTTACCGTCACCACTGTGATCAAGGCAGTGCTTGATGGTGTTAAG GAGCTAGTGAAACTGACCATAGAGAAACAGGAGCATCCTTCCCCCACGTCTCCTGTCAAACCAGTGCCAGTGGCGTCCCCACCCGAGAG TGCTGCTGAGCTGCCTGCCAATGAGAAGGAGAGTCTGGACAAGAGCTCAGCCACATCCCAATCTATGGAAGTCCTGACTGAACccactggagaggaggaggaggagggggtggtggCCCCGCCAAAACCCCCTCTCCCTGGCCTCAAGATGGCTGAACACAA tcctcctgctctccctccaAAGAAGCGCCAGTCTGCCCCCTCCCCCACCCGGGTGGCAGTAGTGGCCCCCATGAGCCGCGCCACCAGTGGCTCCAGTCTTCCCATGGGCATCGGCCTCCACAAACAG GAGTACGAGGTGGATGCTCTGCATCGGCGCTTCTCTGGGGGCAGCCATTACTACGGAGGGGAGTCGCCGCGCATATCCCCCTGCAATAGCATGGGCAAGCTGAGCAAGTCCGACGAGCAGCTGTCCTGGACAATGGACAGTGGGCAGTGCTCACGCAACACCAGCAGTGAGGCTCTGG ACACCACAGACCACTACGACCCGGACTACGACTTCCTGCACCAGGACCTGTCCAGCCTGGAGCAGATGACTCCTGTGCCAGTGGGAGCGTGCCTCAGCCCCCTGCCTGAGTCCCACAGCGAGTCTTCCTCCCCCTGCCCTGGCCCCGGTCCGCCGCTGGCACAGCCCCACTTCAGCCCCCTCCAGGGCTGCTCCGTGTCCCCCCTCTACTCCCGCATGACTTACGCCCTGCCGCCCCCTGCCCTGCCGGAAAAGAAGCGCCGAGGTGGCGCCTGCTCGGGCTTTTCCGACGGCTCCTACTCTGGCTCCTCCTGGTGCGTTTCTTTTGAGCGCCACCCATCCCAATACGACAACCTCATGGAGGAGGACCTACCGCCTGTGCCCCCCTTCCCCCTGTTCACGCCCGACATCTCGCCCCTGTGCCACGCCGCCGGGGGGTTTGTGTCCGAGTTCAGCAGCAGCGAGACGACAGACGTACCTCAGAGTCCACCGCCACTCCCTGAGAAGAAGAGCCGTCACA TACTGAAGTACATGCAGTTTGTGGAAGACTACTCGGAGCCCCAGCCCTCGGTTTTCTACCAGATGCCACAGAGCAACAGCATCTATGAGCAACGCAACAAGCGCTTCCAGGAAGTCTACGGCTTCAACGACTCGTTTAGCAGCAGCGACTCTGTCCACGAGCCCCTCCCACCCCCGGCACTGCCACCCAAACAGAGGCAGCTG gcCTCCCACTCTGCCTCTTCCTCGTCCTCTTCctcgtcctctctctcctgccacCTTCAGCAGTCGCAGGCTgcagtggtggtggaggaggagacggGGGCTGCTCTCAGCATGTCAGTCTCTAACTCCTCCCTGAACACCCCCATG AGCATGGACCTAGCGGCCCCGGGCAGTGGCAGCCCTGACCCTGTGCTGGTGGCCAACGGCTCTCTGGACAGCTCTGGTGGCTCTCTTGCTATCTGTCTTCTCACTGACTCTTCTTTCTCTGACACTCGTCAAACCTCTTTG AGCGAAAGCGCTAACGAGGAAGGCGGGGAGGGAGAGTACGTTAATCTGTACACATCCAGCCAAGCCAACGGAGATGGGCTCTCCCGCCGA GACTCGTCTGCCATAGATGACTCACTGGAGGACACTGCCTCAGAGAACCCACTGTGCAATAACAAGGACATGTCCGATGACCG ccGAAGACAAAAGTCCTCTGAAGATGGGCAGAGTAGTGAGGAGACGGATGAGCTTTCCCTCATCGATCACATGGAGATCATGTCCCGGTTAACGCTAAAGCAGGAG AACGACGACGGTCCAGATGTCCGAGCCGGATCGGGGGATATTTTATTAGTCCACGCCACAGAAACGGACCGCAAAG ATCTTGTCTTGTACTGTGAGGCTTTCCTGACGACGTACAGAACGTTCATAACCCCAGAGGACCTTATCAAAAAGCTGCACTACAG ATACACCAGGTTTTGTCACTGCCCAGATACCTTCAAGAAGAAAGTCAGCAAAAACACCTTCTTTGTTCTCGTCCGTGTGGTGGACGAGCTGTG tctggtgGAGATGACGGAGGACATCCTGATGCAGCTGATGGACTTGGTGTTCAGGCTGGTGTGTAACGGTGAGCTGAGCCTGGCCCGCGTGCTCCGCACAAACATCCTGGACAAGGTGGAGCAGAGGAAGCTGCTGCGCTACACCTACTCCCTCAAACCACTGGCCGCAAGAGGTGTCGCTGCCAG ACCTGGAACCCTGCACGACTTCCGAAGTCATGAGATCGCCGACCAGCTAACTCTCCTGGATGCAGAGCTCTTCTACAAAATTGAG aTCCCTGAGGTGTTGCTTTGGGCTAAGGAGCAGAACGAGGAGAAGAGTGCCAACCTCACACAGTTCACAGAGCACTTTAACAACATGTCCTACTG GGTACGCTCCATAATCATTCTGCAAGAGAAAGCCCAGGACCGAGAAAAGCTCCTCCTCAAATTTATCAAAATAATGAAG CACTTACGGAAGCTAAATAATTTCAACTCATATTTGGCAATATTATCTGCCTTGGATTCAGCTCCCATCCGAAGACTGGAGTGGCAGAAAACAACCTCAGAG GGCCTAGAGGAATACTGCACGTTAATAGACAGTTCCTCGTCGTTCCGGGTCTACCGAGCGGCACTGGCAGACGTGGAGCCCCCATGTATACCATATTT GGGTCTTATCCTCCAGGATTTGACCTTTGTCCATCTGGGCAACCCTGATCAAATCAACGGGAAGGTCAACTTCTCCAAGCGCTGGCAGCAGTTCAACATCCTGGACAGCATGAGGCGCTTCCAGCAGGT gcATTATGATCTGAAACACAATGACGATATTGTCTCCTTCTTCAACGACTTCAGCGACCACCTGGCAGAGGAGGCTCTGTGGGAGCTGTCTCTAAAGATCAAACCTCGGAACATTACGCGGCGCAAAACAGAGCGCGAAGAGAAGACATAG
- the rapgef1a gene encoding rap guanine nucleotide exchange factor 1 isoform X1 — protein MSGKIESKPDSQRSHLSSFTMKLMDKFHSPKIKRTPSKKVSKPPLEHGVKTAEKPANKSLSRLEEQEKDVVSALRYFKTIIDKMAVDKKVLEMLPGSASKVLEAILPLVQVDARIQHSSGVSSCLNRVYQSLGNLIRWSDQVMLEGVNLEDKETIVTVTTVIKAVLDGVKELVKLTIEKQEHPSPTSPVKPVPVASPPESAAELPANEKESLDKSSATSQSMEVLTEPTGEEEEEGVVAPPKPPLPGLKMAEHNPPALPPKKRQSAPSPTRVAVVAPMSRATSGSSLPMGIGLHKQEYEVDALHRRFSGGSHYYGGESPRISPCNSMGKLSKSDEQLSWTMDSGQCSRNTSSEALDTTDHYDPDYDFLHQDLSSLEQMTPVPVGACLSPLPESHSESSSPCPGPGPPLAQPHFSPLQGCSVSPLYSRMTYALPPPALPEKKRRGGACSGFSDGSYSGSSWCVSFERHPSQYDNLMEEDLPPVPPFPLFTPDISPLCHAAGGFVSEFSSSETTDVPQSPPPLPEKKSRHILKYMQFVEDYSEPQPSVFYQMPQSNSIYEQRNKRFQEVYGFNDSFSSSDSVHEPLPPPALPPKQRQLASHSASSSSSSSSSLSCHLQQSQAAVVVEEETGAALSMSVSNSSLNTPMHKTVLRSYSQDFAPLCQSSIPYLLSSVSSHSAIVHQSQSMDLAAPGSGSPDPVLVANGSLDSSGGSLAICLLTDSSFSDTRQTSLSESANEEGGEGEYVNLYTSSQANGDGLSRRDSSAIDDSLEDTASENPLCNNKDMSDDRRRQKSSEDGQSSEETDELSLIDHMEIMSRLTLKQENDDGPDVRAGSGDILLVHATETDRKDLVLYCEAFLTTYRTFITPEDLIKKLHYRYTRFCHCPDTFKKKVSKNTFFVLVRVVDELCLVEMTEDILMQLMDLVFRLVCNGELSLARVLRTNILDKVEQRKLLRYTYSLKPLAARGVAARPGTLHDFRSHEIADQLTLLDAELFYKIEIPEVLLWAKEQNEEKSANLTQFTEHFNNMSYWVRSIIILQEKAQDREKLLLKFIKIMKHLRKLNNFNSYLAILSALDSAPIRRLEWQKTTSEGLEEYCTLIDSSSSFRVYRAALADVEPPCIPYLGLILQDLTFVHLGNPDQINGKVNFSKRWQQFNILDSMRRFQQVHYDLKHNDDIVSFFNDFSDHLAEEALWELSLKIKPRNITRRKTEREEKT, from the exons ATGTCGGGGAAAATAGAGAGTAAACCAG acTCCCAACGCTCCCATTTGTCTTCCTTCACCATGAAGCTTATGGACAAGTTCCACTCTCCCAAAATCAAAAGGACACCCTCAAAGAAAGTCAGTAAGCCGCCTTTAGAACATGGTGTCAAGACTGCGGAGAAACCTGCTAACAAG AGTCTGAGTCGGTTAGAGGAGCAAGAGAAAGACGTGGTCAGTGCCTTGCGTTACTTCAAGACCATCATTGACAAGATGGCGGTGGACAAGAAGGTGCTGGAGATGTTACCAGGCTCTGCCAGTAAGGTCCTGGAGGCCATCCTGCCTTTAGTCCAAGTGGACGCAAGGATCCAGCACAG CTCGGGGGTGTCCTCCTGTCTGAACCGTGTGTACCAGAGTCTGGGCAATCTCATCCGTTGGTCTGACCAGGTCATGCTGGAGGGGGTCAACCTGGAGGATAAAGAAACCATCGTTACCGTCACCACTGTGATCAAGGCAGTGCTTGATGGTGTTAAG GAGCTAGTGAAACTGACCATAGAGAAACAGGAGCATCCTTCCCCCACGTCTCCTGTCAAACCAGTGCCAGTGGCGTCCCCACCCGAGAG TGCTGCTGAGCTGCCTGCCAATGAGAAGGAGAGTCTGGACAAGAGCTCAGCCACATCCCAATCTATGGAAGTCCTGACTGAACccactggagaggaggaggaggagggggtggtggCCCCGCCAAAACCCCCTCTCCCTGGCCTCAAGATGGCTGAACACAA tcctcctgctctccctccaAAGAAGCGCCAGTCTGCCCCCTCCCCCACCCGGGTGGCAGTAGTGGCCCCCATGAGCCGCGCCACCAGTGGCTCCAGTCTTCCCATGGGCATCGGCCTCCACAAACAG GAGTACGAGGTGGATGCTCTGCATCGGCGCTTCTCTGGGGGCAGCCATTACTACGGAGGGGAGTCGCCGCGCATATCCCCCTGCAATAGCATGGGCAAGCTGAGCAAGTCCGACGAGCAGCTGTCCTGGACAATGGACAGTGGGCAGTGCTCACGCAACACCAGCAGTGAGGCTCTGG ACACCACAGACCACTACGACCCGGACTACGACTTCCTGCACCAGGACCTGTCCAGCCTGGAGCAGATGACTCCTGTGCCAGTGGGAGCGTGCCTCAGCCCCCTGCCTGAGTCCCACAGCGAGTCTTCCTCCCCCTGCCCTGGCCCCGGTCCGCCGCTGGCACAGCCCCACTTCAGCCCCCTCCAGGGCTGCTCCGTGTCCCCCCTCTACTCCCGCATGACTTACGCCCTGCCGCCCCCTGCCCTGCCGGAAAAGAAGCGCCGAGGTGGCGCCTGCTCGGGCTTTTCCGACGGCTCCTACTCTGGCTCCTCCTGGTGCGTTTCTTTTGAGCGCCACCCATCCCAATACGACAACCTCATGGAGGAGGACCTACCGCCTGTGCCCCCCTTCCCCCTGTTCACGCCCGACATCTCGCCCCTGTGCCACGCCGCCGGGGGGTTTGTGTCCGAGTTCAGCAGCAGCGAGACGACAGACGTACCTCAGAGTCCACCGCCACTCCCTGAGAAGAAGAGCCGTCACA TACTGAAGTACATGCAGTTTGTGGAAGACTACTCGGAGCCCCAGCCCTCGGTTTTCTACCAGATGCCACAGAGCAACAGCATCTATGAGCAACGCAACAAGCGCTTCCAGGAAGTCTACGGCTTCAACGACTCGTTTAGCAGCAGCGACTCTGTCCACGAGCCCCTCCCACCCCCGGCACTGCCACCCAAACAGAGGCAGCTG gcCTCCCACTCTGCCTCTTCCTCGTCCTCTTCctcgtcctctctctcctgccacCTTCAGCAGTCGCAGGCTgcagtggtggtggaggaggagacggGGGCTGCTCTCAGCATGTCAGTCTCTAACTCCTCCCTGAACACCCCCATG CATAAGACAGTTCTCCGGTCCTATTCTCAGGACTTTGCGCCTCTCTGCCAATCTTCCATTCCATATCTTCTCTCATCTGTCTCTTCCCACTCTGCCATTGTCCACCAATCACAGAGCATGGACCTAGCGGCCCCGGGCAGTGGCAGCCCTGACCCTGTGCTGGTGGCCAACGGCTCTCTGGACAGCTCTGGTGGCTCTCTTGCTATCTGTCTTCTCACTGACTCTTCTTTCTCTGACACTCGTCAAACCTCTTTG AGCGAAAGCGCTAACGAGGAAGGCGGGGAGGGAGAGTACGTTAATCTGTACACATCCAGCCAAGCCAACGGAGATGGGCTCTCCCGCCGA GACTCGTCTGCCATAGATGACTCACTGGAGGACACTGCCTCAGAGAACCCACTGTGCAATAACAAGGACATGTCCGATGACCG ccGAAGACAAAAGTCCTCTGAAGATGGGCAGAGTAGTGAGGAGACGGATGAGCTTTCCCTCATCGATCACATGGAGATCATGTCCCGGTTAACGCTAAAGCAGGAG AACGACGACGGTCCAGATGTCCGAGCCGGATCGGGGGATATTTTATTAGTCCACGCCACAGAAACGGACCGCAAAG ATCTTGTCTTGTACTGTGAGGCTTTCCTGACGACGTACAGAACGTTCATAACCCCAGAGGACCTTATCAAAAAGCTGCACTACAG ATACACCAGGTTTTGTCACTGCCCAGATACCTTCAAGAAGAAAGTCAGCAAAAACACCTTCTTTGTTCTCGTCCGTGTGGTGGACGAGCTGTG tctggtgGAGATGACGGAGGACATCCTGATGCAGCTGATGGACTTGGTGTTCAGGCTGGTGTGTAACGGTGAGCTGAGCCTGGCCCGCGTGCTCCGCACAAACATCCTGGACAAGGTGGAGCAGAGGAAGCTGCTGCGCTACACCTACTCCCTCAAACCACTGGCCGCAAGAGGTGTCGCTGCCAG ACCTGGAACCCTGCACGACTTCCGAAGTCATGAGATCGCCGACCAGCTAACTCTCCTGGATGCAGAGCTCTTCTACAAAATTGAG aTCCCTGAGGTGTTGCTTTGGGCTAAGGAGCAGAACGAGGAGAAGAGTGCCAACCTCACACAGTTCACAGAGCACTTTAACAACATGTCCTACTG GGTACGCTCCATAATCATTCTGCAAGAGAAAGCCCAGGACCGAGAAAAGCTCCTCCTCAAATTTATCAAAATAATGAAG CACTTACGGAAGCTAAATAATTTCAACTCATATTTGGCAATATTATCTGCCTTGGATTCAGCTCCCATCCGAAGACTGGAGTGGCAGAAAACAACCTCAGAG GGCCTAGAGGAATACTGCACGTTAATAGACAGTTCCTCGTCGTTCCGGGTCTACCGAGCGGCACTGGCAGACGTGGAGCCCCCATGTATACCATATTT GGGTCTTATCCTCCAGGATTTGACCTTTGTCCATCTGGGCAACCCTGATCAAATCAACGGGAAGGTCAACTTCTCCAAGCGCTGGCAGCAGTTCAACATCCTGGACAGCATGAGGCGCTTCCAGCAGGT gcATTATGATCTGAAACACAATGACGATATTGTCTCCTTCTTCAACGACTTCAGCGACCACCTGGCAGAGGAGGCTCTGTGGGAGCTGTCTCTAAAGATCAAACCTCGGAACATTACGCGGCGCAAAACAGAGCGCGAAGAGAAGACATAG